Proteins encoded within one genomic window of Halocatena marina:
- a CDS encoding NADH-quinone oxidoreductase subunit B: protein MSSHNQDTTGAQTKQEARMGEGVDDRFNSKLREAFGSSPFILTKFDKFMNWVRGSSMFMLQFGIACCSIEMMHTYAVKHDLDRFGSGVPRASPRQADVIIVPGTIVSKFAPRMKRVYDQMPEPKFVVSMGSCTCSGGPFQEGYNVIKGAEEVIPCDIHVPGCPPRPEALIYGVAKLQERIANGESSPVTVKPYELEQFGDLEQDELVQHLADQIDEDDLVMRYNWAESP from the coding sequence ATGAGTAGCCACAACCAGGACACGACAGGCGCACAGACCAAACAGGAGGCCCGCATGGGCGAGGGTGTCGATGATCGATTTAATTCGAAGCTCCGCGAGGCGTTCGGATCCTCTCCGTTTATCTTGACTAAATTTGACAAGTTCATGAACTGGGTCCGGGGCTCCTCGATGTTCATGCTACAGTTCGGAATTGCCTGCTGTAGCATCGAGATGATGCATACGTACGCTGTCAAACACGACCTCGATCGATTCGGGTCGGGCGTCCCCCGCGCTTCGCCGCGTCAGGCGGACGTTATTATCGTTCCGGGGACGATTGTCTCGAAGTTTGCCCCCCGGATGAAGCGAGTCTACGACCAGATGCCCGAGCCGAAGTTCGTCGTCAGCATGGGCTCGTGCACATGCTCTGGCGGCCCCTTCCAAGAGGGGTACAACGTCATCAAGGGAGCAGAGGAGGTCATTCCATGCGATATTCACGTTCCGGGCTGTCCTCCCCGACCCGAGGCACTCATTTACGGTGTCGCAAAGCTTCAGGAGCGGATCGCCAACGGCGAGAGTTCTCCAGTGACTGTCAAGCCATACGAACTCGAACAGTTCGGCGATCTCGAACAGGACGAACTCGTACAGCATCTCGCAGATCAGATCGACGAAGACGATCTCGTAATGCGGTATAACTGGGCTGAGTCGCCATGA
- a CDS encoding NADH-quinone oxidoreductase subunit A — translation MSNPWIAIGALAVVAVAIPLSMMAISSLLRPRVPEQGKTTTYESGEVPTGTTRIRFNIQYYMVALLFVVFDIETVLIFPWTVIYRNAVSRPEVGLTRILVPMLVFIGVLLVGLAWAWRNGAVRWVRAPQRESTRPRES, via the coding sequence ATGAGTAATCCATGGATAGCGATCGGCGCGCTGGCGGTAGTAGCGGTTGCGATCCCGCTCAGCATGATGGCCATTTCGAGCCTCCTGCGCCCCCGCGTGCCCGAGCAGGGAAAAACCACGACCTACGAGAGCGGCGAGGTGCCGACGGGGACCACGCGCATCCGGTTTAACATCCAATACTACATGGTTGCGCTGTTGTTCGTCGTCTTCGACATCGAGACGGTTCTCATCTTCCCGTGGACGGTTATCTACCGAAATGCCGTCTCTCGGCCCGAAGTCGGACTCACTCGAATATTAGTACCGATGCTGGTGTTCATCGGTGTCCTCCTCGTTGGACTCGCGTGGGCGTGGCGGAACGGCGCGGTTCGCTGGGTACGAGCTCCCCAGCGCGAATCGACCCGACCGAGAGAATCATAA
- the purE gene encoding 5-(carboxyamino)imidazole ribonucleotide mutase has translation MTVSEIQSLIDDLEAKATSDRSAEETPDIGIIMGSDSDLDTMYGAYEALTELGFEEETGDEIPESRFTFETYVVSAHRTPELMYTYAETASDRGLDVIIAGAGGKSADLPNMTASLAFPVPVIGVPVQEKSVDSVIGMPTGAPITAVDAGKSFNAALSAIQMLAREHAELEERLLRYHDGLQANVGSVSRDLHASGTETFREQR, from the coding sequence ATGACTGTGAGCGAAATCCAATCACTCATCGACGACTTAGAAGCCAAAGCAACCAGCGATCGCTCCGCTGAAGAGACCCCTGATATCGGCATCATCATGGGCTCAGATTCGGATCTCGACACCATGTACGGGGCTTACGAAGCCCTGACCGAACTCGGATTCGAAGAAGAGACTGGCGACGAGATTCCTGAATCCCGATTCACCTTCGAAACGTACGTCGTCTCCGCACACCGGACCCCCGAGCTGATGTACACCTACGCCGAGACGGCCAGTGACCGCGGGCTCGATGTCATCATCGCCGGCGCGGGCGGAAAATCGGCCGATCTGCCGAACATGACCGCTTCGCTCGCCTTCCCAGTGCCCGTGATCGGTGTTCCAGTTCAGGAAAAATCAGTGGACTCGGTCATCGGAATGCCGACTGGAGCCCCAATCACCGCCGTCGATGCGGGCAAATCGTTCAATGCCGCGCTGTCTGCGATCCAAATGTTGGCCCGCGAACACGCTGAGCTCGAAGAGCGTCTTCTCCGATACCACGACGGACTCCAAGCCAACGTGGGAAGCGTCTCGCGCGACCTCCACGCGTCCGGAACAGAGACGTTCCGAGAACAGCGCTGA
- the purK gene encoding 5-(carboxyamino)imidazole ribonucleotide synthase has product MTLTSPGPTLGVVGGGQLGRMLGEAAAPLGVEVVVLDPTPDCPAAPVVREQIVGAFDDPAGLRELADRADVLTFEIELADPDLLETVSEETGVPVEPSPATLRMIQDKLVQKEALTEAGIPVPEFIGVENADELRAAGDELGWPVMLKARRGGYDGRGNVPCDGPDAAEDAMAAIAGKAMAEAFVPFDRELSVIGAKGASAIDAFPLTETIHEDEILRETVVPARVGRGTDRDGSHIEAEASDVASDVLSLLDGRGVYGIELFEVDGRILVNEIAPRPHNSGHWTIEGAFTSQFEQHVRAVMGWPLGSTERRCPTVTSNILGDVAEPQAAELSGVESILDEPKANLHWYGKHEARPLRKMGHVTAVTSDAADSAVDSVNTLLQRTRTLREEVTFT; this is encoded by the coding sequence GTGACACTCACATCGCCGGGTCCAACACTCGGCGTCGTTGGTGGTGGGCAGCTCGGTCGGATGCTCGGTGAGGCAGCCGCCCCACTCGGTGTCGAGGTCGTTGTTCTCGATCCGACTCCCGACTGTCCGGCCGCCCCCGTCGTCAGAGAGCAGATCGTCGGTGCGTTCGACGATCCCGCTGGACTGCGTGAACTCGCTGATCGCGCCGACGTACTGACGTTCGAGATTGAGCTCGCCGACCCAGATCTGTTAGAGACCGTCTCGGAGGAGACTGGTGTTCCCGTCGAGCCGTCGCCAGCAACGCTCCGGATGATTCAGGACAAGCTCGTCCAGAAGGAGGCCTTGACCGAGGCTGGAATTCCGGTTCCCGAATTCATCGGTGTCGAGAATGCCGACGAGCTCCGAGCTGCTGGCGACGAGTTGGGATGGCCGGTCATGCTGAAAGCCCGCCGCGGCGGCTACGACGGTCGAGGAAACGTACCCTGCGATGGACCCGACGCTGCCGAGGATGCAATGGCAGCCATCGCTGGTAAAGCGATGGCCGAAGCGTTCGTCCCGTTCGACCGAGAACTCTCCGTTATCGGAGCGAAAGGAGCGTCGGCGATCGACGCGTTTCCGCTTACAGAGACAATCCACGAAGATGAAATTCTCCGGGAGACGGTTGTTCCGGCCCGCGTCGGGAGAGGAACGGACAGAGACGGATCGCACATCGAAGCGGAAGCTTCAGACGTGGCAAGCGATGTCCTCTCTCTGCTCGATGGGCGTGGCGTCTACGGGATCGAACTGTTCGAAGTCGACGGGCGAATCCTCGTCAACGAAATCGCCCCACGGCCCCACAATTCGGGTCATTGGACCATCGAGGGAGCGTTTACATCACAGTTCGAACAGCACGTCAGAGCGGTGATGGGATGGCCGCTCGGCTCGACCGAACGGCGGTGTCCAACGGTGACGAGCAACATCCTCGGTGATGTTGCCGAACCTCAGGCGGCTGAACTGAGCGGCGTCGAATCGATCCTCGATGAACCGAAAGCGAACCTTCACTGGTACGGTAAGCACGAAGCGCGACCGTTGCGAAAAATGGGACACGTCACAGCCGTTACTAGCGATGCGGCCGACAGCGCTGTGGACAGCGTCAACACACTCTTACAGCGAACGCGTACTCTCCGTGAGGAGGTGACCTTCACATGA